One genomic region from Balaenoptera acutorostrata chromosome 1, mBalAcu1.1, whole genome shotgun sequence encodes:
- the CITED4 gene encoding cbp/p300-interacting transactivator 4, producing the protein MADHLMLAEGYSRVPRPPPAAPAHGPHALRTLQPYSGPGLDSGLRPRGPPPPPPGALAYGAFGPPPAFQPFPAVPPPAAGSAHLQPVATLYPGRATAPPGAPGGPPGPQPVPGAPAPPLPPPAHALGGMDAELIDEEALTSLELELGLHRVRDLPELFLGQSEFDCFSDLGSAQPAGSVSC; encoded by the coding sequence ATGGCCGACCACCTGATGCTCGCCGAGGGCTACAGCCGGGTGCCGAGGCCGCCGCCTGCCGCGCCCGCCCATGGCCCTCACGCGCTTCGGACGCTGCAGCCCTACTCGGGCCCGGGCCTGGACAGCGGGTTGCGGCCGCGGGGCCCGCCGCCGCCTCCACCGGGGGCCCTGGCGTACGGGGCCTTCGGGCCGCCGCCTGCCTTCCAGCCCTTTCCGGCCGTGCCACCGCCGGCCGCTGGCAGCGCGCACCTGCAGCCCGTGGCGACGCTGTACCCGGGCCGCGCCACCGCGCCCCCCGGCGCCCCGGGAGGACCTCCGGGCCCGCAGCCGGTGCCCGGCGCCCCGGCCCCGCCACTGCCGCCGCCCGCGCACGCCCTGGGAGGCATGGACGCCGAACTCATCGACGAGGAGGCGCTGACGTCGCTGGAGCTCGAGCTCGGGCTGCACCGCGTGCGCGATCTGCCCGAGCTCTTCCTGGGCCAGAGCGAGTTTGACTGCTTCTCGGACTTGGGGTCGGCGCAGCCCGCCGGCTCGGTGAGCTGCTGA